gaggaaatgagaACACTCATAGTGTGACAGTGCCACAAAGCAAAGACATGAGTTGGGATTGCACCATTCAGCACTGTCCCTCAGGGTGCTCTGGAAACCCTTCTCCTGTGGGCCTTCCCATTTTTCACATGGAAAATGTGCACTGTGCCCAAACCTTGTCAGGATTGCCTGCTGCAAAATCTCTGCCACTCACAACCTTGTGAATGTTCAAAAACCAGTATCAGCAGTTATTTACAAGAATCATGAACCCATTTCATAAGCTCAGGCATTTGGCTGCCCTGGAAAAATACCAGTTTGAAATACAGACCAAGAACCCATGGAAAAGAAGGTGTCACTGCGTCCTTGGCACAAGTCATCTCTACCCCCAGTACAAGCCAGTACAACACATACTGGCCAGGCTCAGCTTTGTGGTGTCAGGCGGGTGAGAAGGGATCACAGGGGAGCAGGTTCAGCTGGttgctccctccctgcagggctgtctGTGTGTGAGTTGGGTGCGAGTCACCCAgtcccctgcccacagcagcctcccaggcagctcagcaaggggcaggggctgcagagacGCTCCAGACGCCGCAGCACAAGGTGAGCTCAATGACCTGTGaacccagagccctgcaggcaCCACACGTCTGTGCTGCCCACTGGAATTGTGCTGTGCTCACATGACCCTCCTGCTGGGACTgttgtgccagggctgccatgctgctgcccacaccacCTTTTCCCCGAGTGGCAGCAGGTGGGGATTGATGGTGTCCTCCAGCGAGGTGTACCCTGTTCAAGCACAAAAGGTGGGGCCGGGGTCCAGAACAACAAGTGTTTTCTTGTCTTGTCCTTCAGACATACGTAGGGCTGCCCCTCTCCTGAGGCAGTGTGTCCTGCAGGGACAAGCCGAGGATGCCCAGACTGTCTACCAAATACAAGGCAAAGAAGTCAGAGGACCTGTGCAGCTCATTCCATATGTTATGACATTTGTAAGACCCTGGTGCTGTTCAAATGGCTCTGGTagctacaaaacaaaaatgcatttcactAGGAttcccaaagaaagaaaatcagatctCCCTTGCTATGGCTGTCCCAAGTCTGTGGGACCCCTCTGAATATGTCTGATCTTGTTCCTGTGCTTGCACACCAGCACAGGCCGTTCCCAAGCTGTTGGAACCTGGATGGTGAGCAGCAGCCGTGGCCAGgggctcagctgcaggaggcagtgGGCCTGGAGTGCCCCTCGTGACTTGCCAGAACTGTGCTGCTCTCTTGCCCAGAGCAAACATCGTCATCCTCACAAATGGTTAACCTGCCGGGAGCTGCACAGCACTAATGACTTCACATCCATTTAATCAGCTTGGGCTTGCAGAGCCTCCACCTCAGGAGCAGCGAAGGCCGTGCACCATGCACTTGGGGTACAAAggctcccagagctgcacccctgCCTTACCAATCATTAATCACCCCGGGCCGAGAAGGAGCGAGCggagagcaggaaaaggccGGGTGTCCACggcccctgggagcagcaggaagcagcactgACCGGttccctgggctggcagctcaTTCTCTGACCACCCTCCCCTGGGAGGCCCTGCGGAGGTGGCCGGTCCCGCACGCACTGCCCTTTCCTTCGGGAAGGTCACTCAGGCCAGGGAACGAGAGGCTCTGCCTgtttctgggagctgctgggctgcgTGTCAGGTGGGGGCTCTGAAGAGGAGATTCTGCCTGCCTCTACTGCGGTCTTCACCCCTTCACCATGCAGCACAAGGCGTTTTGGAGTGCCCTGGAGTACACCTGCCGATTGCTGGGCATCTCCACCGCAGCAGGTAAGAGCAAGTTCTCTTTGTCTTTGGCTCTGCAAGGCGCTGAGTGGGTGCCGGGAGCTCCAGGCTGCCTTTGGCCAGCTACAGCCATGGCCCCATCCTCTGTAGGGGACAAGGAAACTTACTCATGTTTGCTCTGGGACCCAGGGTGGGAGAGTTCTTGGTGCCTGGCCAGGCTCTTTCAAAATGCTGTGGGAGGCACAGTGAGACATcagaaagaaagagacaacaTTCAGAGGGCAAGCTAaagcacaccaaaaaaaaacacaaaaaaccccccaaacaaatgaaaaaaacacataaaCTCTATTTTTCTAAAACAGATACTGGCATAGGCAAGATGTGAATgagactgaaaagcaaaatactcaTGGTTGTGCAAAACTGCCGGGCTACAGTGTGGGATGTGAAGATGAAGGAGGAGCTCCTTGTAGTGTGCACAGTGAGAtgtcctgtgccaggcaggatgGAGAGGTTCTGTCCCAGCCATCATGGCATAGTTACTATAAAAGCATTCttctgcctctccagcagcctgtcagggagcagctcagagcaggttATAGCTGCAGTACGAACACCATAAATTCACCCACCTGGTACCCGATGAGTTACATCCTCTCAcctgctgccaggggctgctTTGGACTGGGGTGTTCTGGGTTTGGTGACACACCCAAGTGCTTGGTTTCAGTTGAAATGCAGGTGATTTGAGCCAGGTGTCAAATACAGTCTCTGTCAGGAGGATGGAACACTGCCCATGGAGCATCTCCAAAGCAGAGGGCTCAGGGGTAGactctggcactgctgctgaCTAGCTGTTGTGGGACAGGACAGGCAGCActctctgcctcagtttccccatcaGTAAAGCAGAGATCAAAGGGTCTGATTTGTCTAAAGGCTGGGGGGGTGAACCAGAGGTTCCTGGTGAGAGGTGACTTGAGGTGGTGCCTGTGGTTCCTGTTTCAGAACCCCAGGGGTTTCGGAGTCAGACACTGCAGAGTAAGTCACTGCAGGCCCTCCTGCCTTTGCATTTCCTTTATCAGCTGCAGACAGTCATGAAGAGACACTTTGCTCAAACCAGGGACAAAGTAGAAAGCGCACAGGTCAGCTGAAGCCTGCACAGGTTCCCAAGGACACAGCTGGGGTGATGGAGGCCCTGGAATGTGCTTTAAAGGACTGATACTGGTAACAGGCAGAGATCTGAGTCTCTGAGTTTACACAAACTCCCAGTAGATAAGTGCATGTCATGATGATACTGCAGCAGTAGGAGGTGGGACACAGCTTTAATCAGAAAATGCAGATCTCTTCATTTCTTCATCCCCATCCCCTTGGGCCTCCATGAGCCTCACACTGGTCATATTCTCACTTAAAACTCCAAGGAAATTTTTGGAGACCTTCCTGGGAGAAAATGTGAGCTCGTTGTCGTGAGAAAACTGAGCTAAAACAACAAAATTGGAAGTAGTTTACAATGTAGAAATGTGTTAGTGGAATATCATCTTATTCTCCTGCGTGTTTTCATCATTTTGCAGCATCTGCAcatctttctttaattttcctttaaatggtCTCTGCAGTTATCTATCTGCTTAACATCACAGAGCATAGAGTGCTGCACTACAACTCACTGTGCTTTTCCATAGCTCTGGTGCATTCCCAGTATCACCTGACTTTCCCAAAAGGCTCGTCAAGAATGGGATGTGCCTGTGTTTTATTCCTCTGTGTGTTTCAATGGGGTAAGGAGTCAGCTCGATGCAGTGTTTAGTGCCTGATGAGGTGTATGAGGATTTTGAATGAAATGGAAACCATGCAGAAGAAATTCCCAtgggttttgtttgaaaaaaccTATGAAGCGGAGAGTGCATCAGCCTCACTAATTGATGCTGAGAAGGCCTGGCCAGCTCCTTATGCTGCTAGTAAATACAAGTTACCAACATAATATAAACCTCCCCTTCCCCCAGGATCTTGGAGTGTGATGGCTCTCTGCTATGGTGAGGCTACAGGGCTTCCTTTGTATCACAAAATGGCTAACTTGTCTTATGGCAGGATAGCAAAGAGTCCTCAAACAGCCCTGTGATTTGCTGCAGTGTTTGCAGCATCTCCAATTCAGTGATTCTAGGCCTTGTGATTTCTGCATCTAGGAAAGAGTTCCTACTTATTTCTTAATTCTCATGCTTTCAACCATTTAATTCCTAATCATGTGCCTTTAGCCACATGGTTTGGACAAGATCCAAACCAAGGCAGTGACTAGTCCAAACAAACACCTCGAAACAgctcttttcttcttgcagATTCTTCATCCAAACAGCTTTGTGGATAAAGCAGAAGCTGTGCAAAAGGAGGAAATCTCCCCATCCCCAGAGCAGAGGCTTGAGCTAGCAGCCAAGCTGTAGAATTCTGCATTAATCTGCagggaatgaatgaatgaatgaatgagaATGAATGAACTCCACATTTGTAGGGAAGATTATAAAGAATGGCCCTCAGTACAAGATAGTAAAAGACAGTACTTTGCATGTAGGATTACACAACTCTGGCAGCTTCACAGCCTTCTGATGAGACTTatttccctgtgctctgctcagggctggaaaGGCAGTGTAAAAGGGTGGCACATGGGTCCCATGTGTTCCCTTGGCTGACAggggccagcagctgcaggagacacagggaaaacacagaGGGATTTCTTTCAGCCCAGATGGGAAAGCTGACCCTTGGCATTGACCTACACTGCTGTCTCGATAGACACCGATCTGGGAACCTGTTTGGGAGCCTGGTGGCCTTCTCCAGATGGACCAAACCACAGCTCAGAGAAATGGATCCAACCTGCACCTCAAACCTTGGCCAGTGTGCATGAGACAGGACCGGTGGTGAACTTCCTGAGCACCAGTGGATGGGTGGGGACTGCTCAGTGAGGGGTGGAGACATCAGGTGCAGACAGGAGACTGCCCAAGGCGATGCTGTGGCTGTGAAACCTGGGCTTCATTCAGCTCCACACTGCTGACATTGAGCCCTGCGAACTGGCATGTACTGACCAACTTGCTGCAGCTGGTGTGAGGCATTacatttctgctctgttttagAAATAATCTTGAAAGGAACTGAAGGATGTTGAAGGAAATTTTCCATCCCCTGAAGCTATTGGCCAATCCATCAAAGATTTTAGCCTTGCTAATACTCTTAATCCCCCTAAAATTGACTCCCTGGTGTTCTGTACTGGCTGAGGCATTGAGAGAACGTTCATTCCCTCTTTTTAATCTGCCTGTTGCCACTAtatgttttttctgtttggctAGCAAAGGATCCTGATGCTATGGCTACAGCCCTTCAGGAAGGCAGCTGGCACAGttcccctgctctgcagccacgTGTTGGGTGCAGCAGGCCTGGGCAAGCAGGGAGGGCCAGGCAGTGGGGCTGGCAGGCACCGGGGGACCCGGGCAGAGAAGGATGGGGCAGCGGGCAGCAGGCCCTGTGGCAGCGGAGATGTGGCAGAGGCTGCAACAGCACAGGACACTGCTGCTCACCTCCCCCAGCTGTCCAAGGCCAGCTGGTATTCCCAGAGCACCTTTCCCCAGCCCACACGGTGGCGAGGCTGCGGTAATAGGGGTGCAGCTGGGATGGTTTTCAGGGCTGTGTGTCAAGGGCAGCACTCAGCTCTGACTCTTCGGGGCTGGTGTGTCAGCATGaatcactgctgctggcagtccTAGCATGCTGCCCTGCATGGGAGAAGCTGCCTTGCTAGCCTCTGGGGAAATGGGGACATCTatcctgggagctgggaactaACCCAGGGGATCTGGGAGTGAACCCTACAGTCAGCACCTTTCCTACCTTCTCTTTCTAGTGCTGATCGGTGTGGGCATAGAAACTCTGCAGCGAGGACAGTTCAAAAGCCTGGCTTTCTATCTGCTGTGAGTATTTTTGCACTTGAAAtcagagctggcagaggtgACAAGGTCAACCCCTCCACCGTATGTAGCACCAAGCTAGactgcaacagcagcagggaacagtGTCCAAGGCTTTGGGTATTTCAGTTCTCCATATGGAAGTTTCGGAAAAGTAAGGTATTTCTGTTAGAAAAAGAGATGCTACTGCAGACTTGGGCAGgccagagggacactggctgtAAGTTGACTCCCCAGGGGCAGAAGGGCCTTGAGTTTTCCTCCACAAACCAGGTGAGCAGAGGTGGACAGACTGTGCTGAGAGCTGAATAGTAAATTCTGGCCCACTGTGCCCTTTCTGCCCACCTGGAGAACATACTCAAACACAGCTCTTCTCCCCTGACAGCTCCACCTTTCAGTTTTTCAGGGGTTGCAGTTACGGTCTGTGAAGGCTTCTTCTTTATCAGTTTATTCCTGGAGATGTGCTTCACGTGAGTAGAACCTGcccactgctctccagccacgGTGGGACCTCCCAAAGGCACCTTGCCCCTTACAGGCAACACCAGATCTGGGGGAGCAGCAAGTGCCAGACCAAAGGTCCTGCCCCTAATGCCAAGGCAAGCGCACTCAGACAGGGGGGTGGTAAATGGGTCCGTGTGCACAGCCATTTAAACCTGTGTTTTAACCCAGGCTTGTGCCACAATTTCCTGAGCATCATCACAAACCCTGGTCTTCAGCATCTGCTTAACACTGTGTGTAGGCAAAAGGTACCAGGGCTGAAGGAAGAGCCAGATCCCCAGggtgagctgctgctccctccagtGAAGAGCATGGAAGTTAAAGTCAAAATTTAGACAATCCTTATGTCCTTTTCAGAGGCtgagcactgctgctgtcttCTAGCATAAACTCAAAAGTCCTCACAGCTTAGAGGCAGCACCTTACTCCAAATAATAGGCAATTGATTAGTGAGACACTGAGATGCTGGCCTCTGGGAAATGCTCTTCTCCCAGCAGAATATGTTCAGGCTTTGCTTACCTTCCCTGAAAAACACACCCATCTCCTGCCAAACCAGAGTGAGGATCTGCACTTCTAGATGGGCCATGGTTAGGACCAAATCTTCTAGGCATATGGTTGGTGCCTCATCCCACAAGgacctctctttctctccccagtCACAGGCCTGAATCCCTGGCACAGGCCTGCTGGAAGCGAGCTAGATGCCCAGGGAGCTTCCAGAAATTCCTGGGGTACACGCTGCTCTCAGTGGCTTGCTTCCTGCATCCTGTCCTCGTCTGGCATGTCACCATCCCTGGTGAGAAGCTTAGGTGGGGAGTAGTGCAGATGGAAGACGAGCATGGTCTGTCAAGGGGTGGAGGTGGGCATGTGCAGGGTGCTGGGCTGGtggccagcagcactgggctAGCCGGACCAAGCGCTGCTTCCCACTTGCCAGAGCCCTCAGCCAACATAGTCTTGTCCGCAGGGTCCATGCTGGTGCTCACTGCCCTGGCCTACTTCCTGCTGAGCAAGAGGAGGAAGAGCCCAGGGCACAAAGAGACGCATCCCCAGGCAGGTCAGTACGTGGACCCTTCAGCCACCGAGGCAGCCCCAACCATCATTGGTGACACTGAGCAGACCTACACCTTCCACGGGGCCCAGAGGGAGCAGCACCGCTCGCTTCTGGGCCATATGAAGAGCATCCTGAAGGGCAGCAAGGACAGGAGCTCAGCCCCGGAGACTCCTGTCCAACCAGCAGCCGTGCCTGTCCCTCGCAAGCAAGTGCACTTTCAGGAGAAGGTGGTGCAGATCATCCCCTCTGTCAGCGAGAACTCGGAGGATGTGGAGAGCGAGGCCGAGGAAACCACGTCGGACACAACGCCCATCCTCACCCCGCCTGACGCCCCCATCATCGTCGCCCCTCTCAGCTCTGCCGGCCTCTTTTGAGCCCTCAGCAGGAATGAGGACAGGACAGGCCTGCTACCACGGAACAGATGCTCCAGCAGCCAAAGGGCCCCAGGAGACGGCCCTTTATGCCTTCCGTACTTTCGGGGTGACAGCAGTGCCACCCCCTCTTCCGGGGGCTGCCCGCACTCCCTGGTGCCACGCGTTGTGGCGGGCCCGGGGGACAGGCGTGGTCCAGCCGGGGTAGTGCCAGCGCAGCGAGGCTCCTGCTCCCACGGCCTCGCTCGTGTGCGTCACCCCCGTTCAGCAGGACACGCCAGCGCGGTGCTCCTGCCGGGCATCACAGCGTGCTGAGTGCCTCcct
This portion of the Hirundo rustica isolate bHirRus1 chromosome 8, bHirRus1.pri.v3, whole genome shotgun sequence genome encodes:
- the TMEM72 gene encoding transmembrane protein 72 — encoded protein: MQHKAFWSALEYTCRLLGISTAAVLIGVGIETLQRGQFKSLAFYLLFSGVAVTVCEGFFFISLFLEMCFTHRPESLAQACWKRARCPGSFQKFLGYTLLSVACFLHPVLVWHVTIPGSMLVLTALAYFLLSKRRKSPGHKETHPQAGQYVDPSATEAAPTIIGDTEQTYTFHGAQREQHRSLLGHMKSILKGSKDRSSAPETPVQPAAVPVPRKQVHFQEKVVQIIPSVSENSEDVESEAEETTSDTTPILTPPDAPIIVAPLSSAGLF